The Labrus mixtus chromosome 21, fLabMix1.1, whole genome shotgun sequence nucleotide sequence acaaacagaaaaaaaagcgcTGTCctatatttaataataaaatgtatacaaATATTATACTACGTAGATTTTTTCAAGCATTCTTTAGGACTAAACTAGCGTATATTGCAGCTTATAATTATGTTGAATAACTCTTAAGGTGAACTATTGAGCATGTAGTTTATCTGACAATTGGGGAAAATAGCATAATCAAAAAGAAATCCTGCGTTGTCTGGAGAAAGCTGCTTACCTTTAGAATGGGACATTTTCCTCTAAGTTTACAATTAATTAAACCTCAAGTGTGGAAAAGCTATTTTAGCTATGTGACGCAGTTGAATGCACCATGGTTTGCGTCGGTAGTCTATTGGTGGGATTGGATTAAAGGCGGgaccaaaatgtaaaatacgCCCAGTGATTGGTTAGGTGGCAAATGACGATCCACGGAAGTACTGAGCTGCGCAGCGTGCATGATTGAAATCTCACATCTAAAGTATGGAACCAAATAATGGTAGGACAAGAAGTTATTAAGAAGTTTTACCATTAATGTACTGCTCTTTTTGAAGCTTGTTAATCcgaacattttaatatttgtcgTTCTTTAGAGAAGGCAGCTGTAAGAAAAGGCTGCGTGTTCTGTAGGCTACTTGTTAACCAAGAGTTTAGCTAGCTGGCTAGAGAACGCTAATAAAGCAGCTTTAGttttatagttttttatttaGCATACCGAGAGGTGTTTGTAATGCTCGTATTAGTTACAGAGAGCTAGTTTATAGTTACTAACGTGAAAGTCCAGAGGAGGACCTACTTGTGTTGAACTCGGGTGAtgaaacatttctctctgaCCCTTCTTCACTCGGGTTAGGGTTAGCTGCTAATGTACAACTAGTCACATGACAGTCTTGTGATTATTTGCTGACAGTTAACTTTGAAATATTTGGTTGTGTATCTACTGTCCTGgcgttaaaataaaaacatgtttttactttccACATGAGACGGGAGCTTGGATCTGGTCCGGCATGTTGTTCTGATCCTGTCCGGGAAAGGAGGCGTGGGGAAGAGCACCATCACCACAGAGTTAGCGCTGGCTCTCAGGCATGCTGGTAAGAAGGTGAGTTTAAAGTTCAGACCAGAATACAGAGTGGCTGTAATGCACATACATCATTCTTCAAATATCAAGAAATGAGTAAACTGACTGGATGTTAAACTGTGTCCATCAGGTAGGCATCCTGGATGTTGACCTGTGTGGGCCCAGTATCCCCCGCATGCTGAATATAGGCAGGCCTGATGTGCACCAGTGTGATTCAGGATGGGTGCCTGTCTATACAGACGCAGATAAGAGCCTCGCCCTCATGTCTATCGGCTTCCTGCTGGAGGACCCTGATGAAGCAGTGGTGTGGAGGGGACCCAAGAAGACAGGTATGCCACTTGTTTTGGCTCTTAACATTAATAAACAGACctattgttgctttaacattCATGTCTTATACTGTGTTATTTCCACCCACTGTATCTTGTCTATTAtctactttctctctccatctctgatTGTTCTCTCCTACAGCTCTGATTGGCCAGTTTGTGTCAGATGTAGCGTGGGGAGAGCTGGATGTGCTGCTAGTGGACACGCCACCAGGGACGTCTGATGAGCATTTAGCAGTATTggaaaaccttaaaaaacacagagtggaTGGAGCTATTCTGGTCACCACACCTCAGGTACCCATGAGTCTGTGAAACCCTCTACATATAGGATGAGCAAGAAGACTAAAGATAGTGTAAGGAACAGGCAGTAAGGGAAGGTTCACACAGTTTTAAAGAAAGCTCACATGTGGCTGTTTATACGTTCAGCCTGTTGCAATAAGTAGTCTGAGATAAGATAAGAAAAAGGGTTTGATAGCAATGTAAGAGAAATGAACCAGCCCATGGCTCAGTTTTGTAAAgattgacagaaaaacaaattaatataTATTATGTTGTCATATGTAAGAGCTTACTCCGATCACTGCTGTTCAAATCTAGATTGAaaccaaagtttaaaaaaatgcttgcATATTATAACTCAAAAACAGTCAGAAGTACAGATGTAGAAAGCTCAGTTATTTTGCAGTACACAAGTTAACTGATGtctctgaatccaaaataatttCAATCAGCAGAAGTGCTGCTTTTATTAAACACAAGGTCTTCATCAACTATTACATTTACCTTGATCTTCACTTCTCACTCAGTCAATGTGCTAGCTTGCCTCGCAGCGCAATGAAGTTGACCCCAATTCATACTTGGTAAATAGTAGCTAGATGGGGTACCATTATATTGGCTTAAAATTATGAATGCATGACCCACGTGTCAAGGGCTCCATCTGAAAAAAGGctcttattttcatttcattgtgtttCTTGCCGTCTTTAGTGATTTGCTATTTGATATTTTCATATCAGTATGACTTAATGTGCGGAACTTCTGCTGAGATTGTGCTgtatattaaaacatttttgtaagagGCATCATGACAttcagtgaaaatgtttttgtcttgtgttgtttCCTCCAGGCAGTGT carries:
- the nubp2 gene encoding cytosolic Fe-S cluster assembly factor nubp2 encodes the protein MEPNNDGSLDLVRHVVLILSGKGGVGKSTITTELALALRHAGKKVGILDVDLCGPSIPRMLNIGRPDVHQCDSGWVPVYTDADKSLALMSIGFLLEDPDEAVVWRGPKKTALIGQFVSDVAWGELDVLLVDTPPGTSDEHLAVLENLKKHRVDGAILVTTPQAVSTGDVRREITFCKKTGVRILGIVENMSGFVCPHCSECSNIFSKGGGEELAKLTGSVFLGSVPLDPLLSSSIEEGKDFQQSFPDSATFSAISSISQILLNSLQTA